A region of Mustela lutreola isolate mMusLut2 chromosome 17, mMusLut2.pri, whole genome shotgun sequence DNA encodes the following proteins:
- the LOC131819705 gene encoding tubulin alpha-1B chain-like, with amino-acid sequence MRECISIHVGQAGVQIGNACWELYCLEHGIQPDGQMPSDKTIGGGDDSFNTFFSETGAGKHVPRAVFVDLEPTVIDEVRTGTYRQLFHPEQLITGKEDAANNYARGHYTIGKEIIDLVLDRIRKLADQCTGLQGFLVFHSFGGGTGSGFTSLLMERLSVDYGKKSKLEFSIYPAPQVSTAVVEPYNSILTTHTTLEHSDCAFMVDNEAIYDICRRNLDIERPTYTNLNRLISQIVSSITASLRFDGALNVDLTEFQTNLVPYPRIHFPLATYAPVISAEKAYHEQLSVAEITNACFEPANQMVKCDPRHGKYMACCLLYRGDVVPKDVNAAIATIKTKRSIQFVDWCPTGFKVGINYQPPTVVPGGDLAKVQRAVCMLSNTTAIAEAWARLDHKFDLMYAKRAFVHWYVGEGMEEGEFSEAREDMAALEKDYEDVGVDSVEGEGEEEGEEY; translated from the coding sequence ATGCGTGAGTGTATCTCCATCCACGTCGGCCAGGCTGGTGTCCAGATCGGCAATGCCTGCTGGGAGCTCTATTGCCTGGAGCATGGCATTCAGCCCGATGGCCAGATGCCAAGTGACAAGACCATCGGGGGAGGAGACGACTCCTTCAACACCTTCTTCAGTGAGACGGGCGCTGGCAAGCATGTGCCCCGGGCCGTGTTTGTAGACCTGGAACCCACAGTCATTGATGAAGTTCGCACTGGCACCTACCGCCAGCTCTTCCACCCTGAGCAGCTCATCACAGGCAAGGAAGATGCTGCCAACAACTACGCCCGAGGGCACTACACCATTGGCAAAGAGATCATTGACCTTGTCTTGGACCGAATTCGGAAGCTGGCTGACCAGTGCACAGGTCTTCAGGGCTTCTTGGTTTTCCACAGCTTTGGAGGGGGGACTGGTTCCGGGTTCACCTCCCTGCTGATGGAACGTCTCTCTGTCGATTATGGCAAGAAGTCCAAGCTGGAGTTCTCCATCTACCCAGCCCCTCAGGTTTCCACAGCTGTAGTTGAGCcctacaattccatcctcactaCCCACACCACCCTGGAGCACTCTGATTGTGCCTTCATGGTAGACAACGAGGCCATCTATGACATCTGTCGTAGAAACCTCGATATTGAACGCCCAACCTACACTAACCTTAACCGCCTTATTAGCCAGATTGTGTCCTCCATCACCGCTTCCCTCAGATTTGATGGAGCCCTGAACGTTGATCTGACAGAATTCCAGACCAACCTGGTGCCCTATCCCCGTATCCACTTCCCTCTGGCCACCTATGCCCCCGTCATCTCTGCTGAGAAAGCCTACCATGAACAGCTTTCTGTAGCAGAGATCACCAATGCGTGCTTTGAGCCAGCCAACCAGATGGTGAAATGTGACCCTCGCCATGGTAAATACATGGCTTGCTGCCTGTTGTACCGTGGCGATGTGGTTCCCAAAGATGTCAATGCCGCCATTGCCACCATAAAGACCAAGCGCAGCATCCAGTTCGTGGACTGGTGCCCCACTGGCTTCAAAGTGGGCATTAATTACCAGCCTCCCACAGTGGTGCCCGGTGGAGACCTGGCCAAAGTCCAGCGAGCTGTGTGCATGCTGAGCAACACCACAGCCATCGCTGAGGCCTGGGCTCGCCTGGACCACAAGTTTGACCTGATGTATGCCAAGCGTGCCTTTGTTCACTGGTATGTGGGGGAGGGCATGGAGGAAGGGGAGTTTTCTGAGGCCCGTGAGGACATGGCTGCCCTTGAGAAGGATTATGAGGATGTTGGTGTAGATTCTGTTGAAGGAGAGggtgaagaagaaggagaggaatacTAA